A genomic window from Camelina sativa cultivar DH55 chromosome 2, Cs, whole genome shotgun sequence includes:
- the LOC104756402 gene encoding NAC domain-containing protein 35-like yields the protein MTTENDYYEEDEGLHFDPTEPEVINSYLIPMLRDEPMEDFIVVKDVYAKEPWLLDHINHPFLKEDEWYYVTPKTQISKEKIGCGKYSKRKIIGDGIDRGNWNANGKKDIIDEETGKVIGVKQNFTYHSASKNKNKKQKRGDVGSVSVDVPRNESWIMDEFRLPTSKDNDTFQGRELVVPCKIHKKRNAKKKKEKDSYEEASTSTNHYQHDESSSSSSSFWEQQKKEALGGEKVDEQVKAMETERYEDWIEELLGSENICDQDLFSIP from the exons ATGACAACGGAGAACGACTACTACGAAGAGGATGAAGGACTTCACTTTGATCCCACGGAGCCAGAAGTCATCAACTCTTATCTTATACCAATGCTAAGAGATGAGCCCATGGAAGACTTTATAGTGGTGAAAGATGTTTATGCCAAGGAGCCATGGTTGTTGGACCACATCAACCATCCTTTTCTCAAGGAAGATGAATGGTATTATGTCACTCCAAAGACTCAGATCTCTAAAGAGAAGATTGGTTGTGGTAAGTACTCCAAGCGGAAGATCATCGGAGATGGCATTGACCGTGGGAACTGGAATGCGAATGGTAAAAAAGATATCATCGACGAGGAAACAGGGAAGGTCATCGGGGTAAAGCAAAACTTTACTTATCATAGCGCcagcaagaacaagaacaagaagcagaagagaggAGACGTCGGTAGTGTTTCTGTTGATGTTCCAAGGAACGAAAGCTGGATTATGGACGAGTTTAGGCTACCTACTTCCAAAGATAACGATACGTTCCAAGGGAGA GAGCTAGTCGTCCCGTGCAAGATTCACAAGAAAAGGAatgccaagaagaagaaggagaaggattCATACGAAGAAGCTTCCACTTCTACTAATCATTATCAGCAtgatgagtcttcttcttcttcttcttctttctgggAGCAGCAGAAAAAAGAGGCACTCGGAGGAGAGAAGGTGGATGAGCAGGTTAAAGCCATGGAGACTGAACGGTATGAAGATTGGATTGAAGAGTTGCTGGGCAGTGAAAATATCTGTGATCAGGACTTGTTTTCGATACCCTGA
- the LOC104736353 gene encoding putative L-type lectin-domain containing receptor kinase II.2, with amino-acid sequence MARVFRSTGFWIIICIHVMTLVLAQEGDQFLHYDFRKADLHCDGMANTDEGPLHLTNNTDTSTGHAFHKVPMKFTTSSSSSFSFSTEFVFAIFPLQIPPPYGQGMAFVVSPFMDLGSSGAATSYLGIFNRLNDNKTENHILAVELDTNKSPEADDKNNNHVGIDINSIVSVDTANASYFDDTERQNKSLLLGSGERILIWIDYDGIEQLLNVTLAPVPKTHVSPLFSSSIKPSVPLLSRSINLSDIFNETMFVGFSGSTGSVKSDQYILGWSFKKGGKAESLDISQLSNPPSPPPSPPPSSPPPPSPPPILSPHSGAKNSLPWILGATIPTVLFLIILGGLVYYYKKKKYAEVLEQWEKEFSPQRYSFRNLYKATKGFRENRLLGAGGFGKVYKGELPTGTQIAVKRVYHDAEQGMKQYVAEIASMGRLRHKNLVQLLGYCRRKGELLLVYDYMPNGSLDDYLFNKNKLKDLTWSQRLNIIKGVASALLYLHEEWEQVVLHRDIKASNILLDADLNGRLGDFGLARFHDRGENLEATRVVGTIGYMAPELTAMGVATTKTDVYAFGSFILEVVCGRRPVDPDRPPAEMILLKWVATCGKRDTLMDVVDSKLLDFKAEEAKLLLNLGMLCAQSSPENRPSMRHIIQYLEGNVAIPSISFDTAGFGMPNISSETITQMTATSSSANFSFEDVTILFGGR; translated from the coding sequence ATGGCTCGAGTTTTTAGATCAACGGGTTTCTGGATAATAATTTGTATCCATGTTATGACTTTGGTGTTAGCTCAAGAAGGGGATCAATTTCTGCACTATGACTTCAGGAAAGCAGACCTGCATTGTGATGGAATGGCAAATACAGACGAGGGTCCATTGCATCTAACAAATAATACAGACACGAGCACCGGTCACGCGTTCCACAAAGTTCCCATGAAGTTCACAACGTCGTCTTCCAGTTCATTTTCCTTTTCAACAGAATTTGTCTTTGCAATCTTTCCACTGCAAATCCCCCCTCCCTATGGTCAAGGTATGGCTTTTGTGGTGTCTCCTTTCATGGACCTCGGGTCTAGTGGTGCTGCAACTTCATACTTAGGGATTTTCAATAGACTAAATGATAACAAAACTGAGAACCATATCCTGGCTGTAGAACTTGACACTAACAAAAGCCCTGAAGCAGATGACAAAAACAATAACCATGTTGGGATTGATATTAACAGCATAGTCTCGGTCGACACTGCCAATGCTAGCTACTTTGATGATACAGAGAGACAGAACAAAAGCCTGCTGCTTGGTAGTGGAGAACGTATTCTGATCTGGATAGATTATGATGGAATAGAGCAACTACTAAATGTAACGTTAGCTCCAGTGCCTAAAACGCATGTTTCTCCTCTCTTTTCAAGTTCTATCAAACCAAGTGTGCCTCTCTTGTCAAGATCCATCAACCTTTCAGATATTTTCAATGAGACTATGTTCGTAGGTTTCTCCGGTTCTACAGGCTCAGTCAAAAGTGACCAGTATATTCTTGGATGGAGCTTCAAGAAAGGCGGCAAAGCGGAAAGCCTTGACATTTCACAGCTTTCGAATCCACCATCCCCACCGCCCTCTCCACCACCATCCTCTCCACCGCCACCTTCTCCGCCACCAATTTTGTCACCACATTCAGGGGCTAAGAACTCATTACCATGGATACTAGGCGCTACAATACCAACAGTCCTTTTTCTAATAATTCTGGGAGGACTTGTGtattattacaagaaaaagaagtacGCAGAGGTGCTTGAACAATGGGAAAAAGAATTTAGTCCTCAAAGGTACTCCTTTAGGAACCTATACAAAGCAACCAAAGGTTTCAGGGAGAATCGGCTACTTGGAGCAGGGGGTTTTGGAAAAGTCTATAAAGGAGAGCTTCCTACTGGTACACAAATCGCGGTTAAGAGAGTCTACCATGATGCAGAACAAGGGATGAAACAGTATGTCGCAGAGATTGCTAGTATGGGAAGATTGAGGCACAAGAACTTGGTGCAGCTTCTTGGTTACTGCAGAAGGAAAGGTGAGTTGCTTTTGGTATATGACTACATGCCAAACGGAAGCCTTGATGATTACTTGTTCAATAAAAACAAGCTGAAAGACCTAACTTGGTCTCAGAGATTGAATATAATCAAAGGAGTAGCCTCTGCACTTTTGTATCTTCATGAAGAATGGGAACAAGTTGTACTTCATCGAGATATAAAAGCTAGCAACATTCTTTTAGATGCGGATCTAAATGGAAGGTTGGGAGATTTCGGCCTTGCAAGATTCCATGACCGTGGCGAGAATCTTGAAGCCACACGTGTTGTAGGAACCATTGGTTACATGGCACCAGAGCTTACTGCAATGGGAGTGGCCACTACAAAAACAGATGTGTATGCTTTTGGATCTTTCATCCTTGAGGTGGTTTGCGGGAGAAGGCCAGTGGACCCTGATAGACCACCTGCGGAAATGATCTTACTTAAGTGGGTTGCCACTTGTGGGAAAAGAGATACATTGATGGATGTTGTTGACAGTAAACTATTAGACTTCAAAGCTGAGGAGGCCAAGCTGCTGTTAAATCTAGGCATGCTCTGTGCACAGAGTAGCCCAGAAAATAGACCCAGTATGAGACATATAATACAATATCTGGAAGGAAATGTCGCTATTCCAAGCATATCATTTGATACAGCAGGATTTGGTATGCCCAATATTAGCAGTGAAACGATAACACAGATGACAGCCACCTCCTCATCAGCTAATTTCTCGTTTGAAGATGTTACAATCCTATTTGGCGGTCGCTGA
- the LOC104736361 gene encoding D-xylose-proton symporter-like 3, chloroplastic, which translates to MSFAVSVQSHFSTVPLKRTQFKNPSPRTLLSSSCFESRSVSSYLRLKERTCLVSKPGLVSRYRQKLQAGIGAGGEFADSGEVADSVASDEPESFSWSSVILPFIFPALGGLLFGYDIGATSGATLSLQSPALSGTTWFNFSPVQLGLVVSGSLYGALLGSISVYGVADFLGRRRELIIAAVLYLLGSLITGCAPDLNVLLVGRLLYGFGIGLAMHGAPLYIAETCPSQIRGTLISLKELFIVLGILLGFSVGSFQIDVVGGWRYMYGFGTPVALLMGLGMWSLPASPRWLLLRAVQGKGPLQEYKEKAMLAFSKLRGRPPGDKISEKLVDDAYLAVKTAYEDEKSGGNFLEVFQGPNLKALTIGGGLVLFQQITGQPSVLYYAGSILQTAGFSAATDATRVSVIIGVFKLLMTWVAVAKVDDLGRRPLLIGGVSGIALSLFLLSAYYKFLGGFPLVAVGALLLYVGCYQISFGPISWLMVSEIFPLRTRGRGISLAVLTNFGSNALVTFAFSPLKEFLGAENLFLLFGGIALVSLLFVILVVPETKGLSLEEIESKILK; encoded by the exons ATGTCTTTCGCTGTCTCGGTTCAGTCACATTTCTCAACCGTACCCTTGAAACGAACCCAATTCAAGAACCCTTCTCCTCGTACTTTATTATCAAGCTCGTGTTTTGAATCGAGGTCTGTTTCATCTTACCTCCGTTTAAAGGAACGAACTTGCTTAGTTTCCAAGCCGGGTTTAGTCTCCAGATACAGACAAAAACTCCAG GCCGGAATTGGGGCGGGAGGAGAGTTCGCCGACAGTGGAGAAGTAGCTGATTCGGTTGCCTCTGATGAACCAGAGTCATTTTCTTGGTCTTCTGTGATACTCCC GTTTATATTCCCGGCTTTGGGTGGACTTTTGTTCGGGTATGACATTGGGGCCACATCCGGTGCTACTCTCTCACTTCAG TCACCTGCGCTTAGTGGAACTACATGGTTTAACTTCTCGCCTGTTCAGCTAGGACTTGTG GTGAGTGGATCCTTATATGGAGCCCTTCTTGGTTCAATTTCTGTCTATGGCGTTGCTGATTTCCTTG GAAGAAGGCGAGAACTTATTATAGCTGCTGTTCTCTATCTCCTCGGGTCTCTGATTACTGGCTGTGCTCCTGATCTTAATGTTCTCTTAGTTGGAAGGCTTCTCTATGGCTTCGGTATTGGTTTG GCTATGCATGGGGCTCCCCTCTATATTGCTGAGACATGTCCATCTCAAATCCGTGGAACTCTTATATCTCTGAAGGAACTCTTCATCGTGTTGGGAATTCTG TTGGGTTTTTCTGTTGGAAGCTTCCAAATTGATGTAGTTGGAGGGTGGCGATACATGTATGGATTTGGTACCCCTGTTGCTTTGCTGATGGGACTAGGCATGTGGAGTCTCCCTGCATCTCCTCGCTGGTTGCTTCTTAGAGCTGTCCAAGGTAAAGGACCTTTACAAGAATACAAAGAGAAGGCCATGCTTGCCTTCAGCAAATTACGTGGCAGACCTCCTGGTGATAAAATATCGGAGAAGTTAGTAGATGATGCCTATTTAGCTGTGAAAACGGCCTATGAAGATGAGAAATCTGGGGGAAACTTCCTTGAAGTGTTCCAAGGGCCTAATTTAAAAGCTTTGACAATTGGTGGAGGTTTAGTCCTTTTCCAGCAG ATTACTGGACAGCCAAGTGTTCTTTATTATGCCGGTTCGATTCTTCAG aCTGCTGGATTCTCTGCTGCTACTGATGCAACTCGAGTCTCTGTTATTATTGGTGTATTCAAG TTACTGATGACATGGGTAGCTGTTGCGAAAGTTGATGATCTCGGCAGACGACCCTTACTGATTGGAGGTGTCAGCGGCATT GCGCTGTCCTTATTTTTACTGTCAGCATACTACAAGTTTCTTGGAGGCTTTCCCCTTGTCGCTGTTGGTGCACTGCTTCTCTATGTTGGTTGTTACCAG ATCTCATTTGGACCCATCAGCTGGCTAATGGTGTCAGAGATTTTTCCGCTTCGCACAAGAGGGAGAGGGATTAGTCTTGCAGTTCTTACAAACTTTGGCTCCAATGCTCTTGTGACCTTTGCGTTTTCACCCTTGAAG GAATTTCTTGGAGCCGAGAATCTATTCCTTCTCTTTGGAGGGATAGCACTGGTATCATTGTTGTTTGTAATACTAGTAGTTCCAGAGACCAAGGGTCTCAGCTTGGAAGAAATTGAATCCAAAATCTTGAAGTAA
- the LOC104736370 gene encoding 40S ribosomal protein S8-2: MGISRDSIHKRRATGGKQKMWRKKRKYELGRQPANTKLSSNKTVRRIRVRGGNVKWRALRLDTGNYSWGSEAVTRKTRVLDVAYNASNNELVRTQTLVKSAIVQVDAAPFKQWYLQHYGVDIGRKKKAAAAATKEGDAVATEEVKKSNHVQRKLETRQEGRALDSHLEEQFSSGRLLACISSRPGQCGRADGYILEGKELEFYMKKLQKKKGKNAGSA; the protein is encoded by the exons ATgg GTATCTCTCGTGATTCAATTCACAAGAGACGTGCCACTGGTGGTAAGCAAAAgatgtggaggaagaagagaaa GTATGAGCTTGGAAGGCAACCAGCTAACACTAAGCTATCAAGTAACAAGACAGTGAGGAGGATCCGTGTGCGTGGTGGGAACGTAAAGTGGAGAGCTTTGAGACTTGATACAGGAAACTACTCATGGGGAAGCGAAGCTGTGACCCGCAAGACCAGAGTCTTGGATGTTGCTTACAATGCATCTAACAATGAGCTTGTTCGTACACAAACTCTTGTGAAGAGTGCTATTGTTCAAGTTGATGCCGCTCCGTTTAAACAATGGTATCTCCAACATTATGGAGTTGATATTGGTCGTAAGAAGAAAGCAGCTGCTGCTGCAACCAAG GAAGGAGATGCGGTAGCCACTGAGGAAGTGAAGAAAAGCAATCATGTTCAAAGGAAGCTTGAGACCCGACAAGAAGGCAGAGCACTTGACTCTCACCTTGAAGAGCAGTTTAGCAGTGGAAGGTTGCTTGCATGTATCTCATCAAGACCTGGACAATGTGGCCGTGCTGATGG GTACATATTGGAAGGAAAAGAGCTCGAATTCTACATGAAGAAACTTCAAAAGAAGAAGGGCAAGAATGCTGGTTCTGcataa
- the LOC104736379 gene encoding transcription initiation factor IIA subunit 1-like, which produces MISPKRECDGFDYIPQQDGARDLVTDPNTYAPYDVDENEELLNEDDDEEDAIDEDDINSIPHLVMCQFDKVRRCKNRWECKFNAGVMQINGKNVLFSEATGDFNF; this is translated from the exons ATGATCTCCCCAAAGAGAGAGTGTGACGGATTTGATTATATTCCTCAGCAAGATGGAGCGAGAGACCTTGTCACAGATCCAAACACTTATGCTCCTTATG ATGTAGATGAGAATGAAGAGCTTTTGAACGAGGACGATGATGAGGAAGACGctattgatgaagatgatatcaACAGCATTCCACATTTAGTCATGTGTCAATTTGATAAG GTGAGGCGTTGCAAGAATAGGTGGGAGTGCAAATTCAATGCGGGCGTTATGCAAATAAACGGCAAAAATGTTCTTTTCTCAGAG GCCACTGGAGATTTCAACTTCTAA
- the LOC104736390 gene encoding probable protein phosphatase 2C 78 has product MLNSYDDRMAEICYENETVMTKTTAKVMKKTTTTTTRRRERSSSQAARRRRMEIRRFKFVSGEQDAVFVDGELQKRRGREATVAAASASAVYYETAKEVVVLCESLSSTVEALPDPDAYPKYGVASVCGRRREMEDAVAVHPFFSRQRTEGFHYCGVYDGHGCSHVAKRCRERLHELVREEFEADADWEKSMARSFTRMDMEVVALNADDGAAKCRCELQRPGCDAVGSTAVVSVLTPEKIIVANCGDSRAVLCRNGKAVALSSDHKPDRPDELDRIEAAGGRVVYWDGPRVLGILAMSRAIGDNYLKPYVISKPEVTVTDRVNEDDFLILASDGLWDVVSNETACSVVRMCLRGKVNGQLTSSPETDGAGAGNVVVGGGGDVSDKACEEASLLLTRLALARQSSDNVSVVVVDLRRDT; this is encoded by the exons ATGTTGAACAGTTACGACGATCGCATGGCTGAGATTTGTTACGAGAACGAGACGGTGATGACGAAAACGACGGCGAAGGTtatgaagaagacgacgacgacgacaacgAGGAGACGAGAACGAAGCTCTTCTCAAGCAgcgagaagaaggagaatggaGATCCGGCGGTTTAAGTTTGTCTCCGGCGAACAAGACGCTGTCTTCGTCGACGGAGAGTTACAGAAACGGAGGGGACGAGAAGCCACCGTCGCAGCAGCCTCAGCATCCGCCGTGTACTACGAAACGGCGAAGGAGGTCGTCGTTTTATGCGAGTCTTTGAGTTCGACGGTTGAGGCATTGCCTGATCCTGACGCTTATCCTAAATACGGCGTCGCTTCAGTATGTGGAAGAAGACGGGAAATGGAAGACGCCGTTGCTGTTCATCCGTTTTTTTCCCGTCAACGAACGGAAGGGTTTCACTACTGCGGCGTTTACGATGGCCATGGCTGTTCCCAT GTAGCGAAGAGATGTAGAGAACGACTACACGAGCTTGTGCGTGAAGAGTTCGAAGCTGATGCTGACTGGGAAAAGTCAATGGCGCGTAGCTTCACGCGCATGGACATGGAGGTTGTGGCTTTGAACGCCGACGACGGTGCGGCGAAATGCCGTTGCGAGCTTCAGAGGCCGGGCTGCGACGCCGTGGGATCTACAGCGGTTGTGTCAGTCCTCACCCCGGAGAAAATCATCGTGGCGAATTGTGGTGACTCACGTGCTGTTCTTTGCCGTAATGGGAAGGCCGTTGCTTTGTCCTCCGATCATAag CCGGACCGTCCGGACGAGCTAGACCGGATTGAAGCAGCGGGTGGTAGAGTTGTCTACTGGGATGGCCCACGTGTCCTTGGAATACTTGCAATGTCACGAGCCATAG GAGATAATTACTTGAAGCCCTACGTAATCAGTAAACCGGAAGTAACCGTGACGGACCGGGTCAACGAAGACGATTTCCTTATTCTAGCAAGTGACGGTCTTTGGGACGTGGTTTCAAACGAAACTGCATGTAGCGTCGTTCGCATGTGTTTGAGAGGAAAAGTCAACGGTCAACTTACATCCTCGCCTGAAACGGATGGCGCCGGTGCGGGGAATGTGGTGGTCGGAGGGGGAGGAGATGTATCAGATAAAGCGTGTGAAGAGGCGTCGCTGTTGCTGACTAGGCTTGCATTGGCTAGACAAAGTTCTGACAACGTAAGTGTTGTGGTGGTTGATCTACGACGAGACACGTAG